A window from Fragaria vesca subsp. vesca linkage group LG5, FraVesHawaii_1.0, whole genome shotgun sequence encodes these proteins:
- the LOC101296959 gene encoding uncharacterized protein LOC101296959 encodes MGNCQAIDAATLVIQHPNGKVEKCYGAVNASEVMKMNPGHYVALLISTTLCPNPKSKANGADQNKGDDDHSHKVSDTTNEKKTTSTTGSVRITRIKLLRPTDTLVLGQVYRLITTQEVMKGLWAKKQAKGKRSNQFEPLTAERLQRETAAAASRRSEAASELDKDNNQVMTKSDRRHHRPRTSPSSSGSSGNSQAAATARPRTWQPSLQSISEAAS; translated from the exons ATGGGAAACTGCCAAGCCATTGATGCAGCAACTTTGGTGATACAACATCCAAATGGGAAGGTTGAGAAGTGCTATGGGGCAGTGAATGCTAGTGAGGTCATGAAGATGAACCCTGGTCATTATGTTGCTCTTCTCATCTCCACCACTCTCTGTCCAAATCCCAAATCCAAAGCCAATGGTGCTGATCAAAATAAAGGTGATGATGATCATAGTCACAAGGTTTCTGATACCACCAATGAGAAGAAAACTACTTCTACTACTGGTTCAGTTCGAATCACACGCATCAAGCTTCTCAGGCCAACCGATACTCTTGTTCTTGGCCAGGTTTACAGACTCATCACCACTCAAG AGGTCATGAAGGGTCTGTGGGCAAAGAAACAAGCAAAGGGGAAGAGATCAAACCAGTTTGAGCCACTAACAGCAGAGAGGTTGCAGAGAGAGACAGCAGCAGCAGCTAGCAGAAGATCTGAGGCTGCTTCTGAGCTGGACAAGGACAACAACCAG GTGATGACTAAAAGTGATAGACGCCACCACCGACCAAGAACATCACCCTCATCATCAGGGAGCAGTGGTAATAGTCAGGCTGCCGCAACAGCTAGACCAAGAACATGGCAACCTTCATTGCAAAGCATCTCAGAAGCTGCGAGCTGA